One window of the Streptomyces sp. NBC_00259 genome contains the following:
- a CDS encoding zinc-dependent alcohol dehydrogenase, protein MSRAIVVDEPGVFRLVRRETQEPGRGEVRIRVAAAGICMSDREVYQGHRDADYVRYPVVPGHEWSGTVEAVGEGVDPALAGRKTVAEGFRACGVCERCREGDTNLCTRGYDETGFTLPGAFADHLTVPARLLHPLPDDADLRAAALLEPAAVIAAAVRAGASRPGERIAVVGAGTLGLLAVQLLAAHSPAVLTAIDPRESRAQQALSFGADEARAPEEAVAHAGRYDLVVETAGAPTTAQDACLLARRGGRVVLTGMFAPGAAGIDPVRLSLSQLTVRSVFGASSSAWADAVRAFGIGLLDPAPLITHEYPLERFGEAIALVGSGDPKAGKVLLRP, encoded by the coding sequence GTGAGCCGCGCGATCGTCGTCGACGAGCCGGGCGTGTTCCGGCTCGTCCGGCGCGAGACGCAGGAACCGGGGCGGGGCGAGGTGCGGATCCGGGTCGCCGCCGCCGGGATCTGCATGAGCGACCGCGAGGTGTACCAGGGCCATCGCGACGCGGACTACGTCCGCTACCCGGTCGTGCCCGGCCATGAGTGGTCCGGCACGGTCGAGGCGGTGGGCGAGGGGGTCGATCCGGCCCTGGCCGGGCGGAAGACGGTCGCCGAGGGATTCCGCGCGTGCGGTGTCTGCGAGCGGTGCCGCGAGGGCGACACCAATCTCTGCACGCGCGGATACGACGAGACCGGCTTCACCCTGCCCGGTGCCTTCGCCGACCATCTCACCGTTCCCGCCCGGCTGTTGCACCCGCTCCCCGACGACGCGGACCTGCGGGCCGCCGCCCTGCTGGAGCCGGCCGCGGTGATCGCCGCGGCGGTACGGGCAGGGGCATCACGTCCCGGGGAGCGGATCGCGGTCGTCGGGGCGGGAACGCTGGGCCTGCTCGCCGTGCAGCTCCTCGCCGCGCACTCCCCCGCCGTGCTGACCGCGATCGACCCACGGGAGTCCCGCGCCCAACAGGCGCTGAGCTTCGGGGCGGACGAGGCCCGCGCCCCCGAGGAGGCCGTGGCACACGCCGGACGGTACGACCTGGTCGTGGAGACCGCGGGCGCGCCGACCACCGCACAGGACGCGTGCCTGCTCGCCCGCCGGGGCGGACGGGTCGTCCTGACCGGGATGTTCGCGCCGGGGGCGGCGGGGATCGATCCCGTCCGGCTCTCGCTGAGCCAGCTCACGGTACGGAGCGTCTTCGGTGCGTCGTCGTCCGCCTGGGCCGACGCCGTACGTGCCTTCGGTATCGGACTGCTGGATCCGGCTCCGCTGATCACGCACGAGTATCCGCTGGAGCGGTTCGGCGAGGCCATCGCCCTCGTCGGCAGCGGAGACCCGAAGGCGGGGAAGGTGCTCCTGCGCCCGTAG
- a CDS encoding mandelate racemase/muconate lactonizing enzyme family protein: MRITGISTHVVGTPWRNLTYVLVHTDEGLTGVGETRMLGHTDALVGYLREAEANHIAGSDPFAVEDLVRRMKYGDYGRAGEIVMSGIAVVEMACWDIKGKALGVPVWQLLGGRVTDRVKAYANGWYTTERTPEAYHKAAQEVVARGYRALKIDPFGTGHFELDHEQSRYAVSLIEAVRDAIGPETELMLEMHGRFSPATAVRLARELAPFRPAWLEEPVPPENLKALEKVAAKVDMPIATGERVHDRIEFRELFESQAADIIQPDVGHIGGILEARKLAATAETHYVLVAPHNVGGSVLTAASLQLAACTPNFKILEHFNDFADAEIKKVVRGAPQVVDGYFEVSHAPGLGVEFDEAAAAEFPQQRARFDLWADGWEKRAPK; this comes from the coding sequence TTGCGTATCACGGGAATCAGCACGCACGTCGTCGGGACTCCCTGGCGAAACCTCACCTACGTCCTCGTCCATACCGACGAGGGCCTCACCGGGGTCGGCGAGACCCGCATGCTCGGTCACACCGACGCACTCGTCGGCTATCTCCGCGAGGCCGAGGCCAACCACATCGCCGGCTCCGACCCGTTCGCGGTCGAGGATCTCGTGCGCCGCATGAAGTACGGCGACTACGGACGCGCCGGCGAGATCGTGATGTCCGGCATCGCGGTCGTGGAGATGGCCTGCTGGGACATCAAGGGCAAGGCGCTGGGCGTACCGGTGTGGCAGCTGCTCGGCGGCAGGGTCACGGACCGTGTGAAGGCGTACGCGAACGGCTGGTACACCACCGAGCGGACCCCGGAGGCGTACCACAAGGCCGCCCAGGAGGTCGTCGCCCGCGGCTACCGGGCGCTGAAGATCGACCCGTTCGGAACCGGTCACTTCGAGCTCGACCACGAACAGTCCCGGTACGCCGTGTCGTTGATCGAGGCGGTCCGTGACGCCATCGGCCCGGAGACCGAGCTGATGCTGGAGATGCACGGCCGCTTCTCACCCGCGACGGCCGTGCGGCTGGCGCGCGAGCTGGCCCCGTTCCGGCCGGCGTGGCTCGAGGAGCCGGTGCCGCCGGAGAATCTGAAGGCGCTGGAGAAGGTCGCCGCCAAGGTCGACATGCCGATCGCGACCGGCGAGCGCGTCCACGACCGGATCGAGTTCCGTGAGCTGTTCGAGTCGCAGGCCGCCGACATCATCCAGCCCGACGTCGGCCACATCGGCGGCATCCTGGAGGCGCGCAAGCTCGCCGCGACCGCCGAGACGCACTACGTGCTCGTCGCCCCGCACAACGTCGGCGGGTCGGTCCTGACCGCCGCCTCCCTCCAACTCGCCGCCTGCACCCCGAACTTCAAGATCCTGGAGCACTTCAACGACTTCGCGGACGCGGAGATCAAGAAGGTGGTGCGCGGAGCGCCCCAGGTCGTGGACGGCTACTTCGAGGTCTCCCACGCGCCCGGCCTCGGCGTCGAGTTCGACGAGGCCGCCGCGGCCGAGTTCCCCCAGCAGCGGGCGCGCTTCGACCTGTGGGCCGACGGCTGGGAGAAGAGGGCGCCGAAGTGA
- a CDS encoding IclR family transcriptional regulator — protein sequence MGRLVPAVTRALDILELFLEGDGTLSAPDVIRRLQLPRTTVHELLTTLAARSYVVPVPEQPGRYRLGVRTYQLGSRYAEQLDLAAEGQQVAREIADTCGETVHVAVLEDTDVIYIAKVDSTHAVRMVSAAGRRLPAHCTSVGKMLLASLPEPELESRFAGREFTAMTPNSITDPDVLREALAGIRARGIAVEHQESNPDVSCVAAPVRDRAGRVVAALSISVPMIRWSDARECELAELAAKGAADLSARLGHRSAR from the coding sequence ATGGGACGACTGGTACCGGCGGTGACCAGAGCGCTGGACATCCTCGAGCTGTTCCTCGAAGGCGACGGCACGCTCTCCGCGCCGGACGTCATCCGCAGGCTCCAGCTGCCGCGCACGACCGTGCACGAGCTGCTGACCACCCTCGCCGCCCGCTCCTACGTGGTGCCCGTTCCCGAACAGCCCGGCCGCTACCGCCTCGGCGTCCGCACCTACCAGCTCGGCAGCCGGTACGCGGAACAGCTCGATCTCGCCGCCGAGGGACAGCAGGTCGCCCGGGAGATCGCCGACACCTGCGGCGAGACCGTCCATGTCGCCGTCCTCGAGGACACCGACGTCATCTACATCGCCAAGGTCGACTCCACGCACGCCGTGCGCATGGTCTCGGCGGCGGGCCGGAGACTGCCCGCGCACTGCACCTCGGTCGGCAAGATGCTGCTCGCGAGCCTGCCCGAGCCCGAGCTCGAAAGCCGGTTCGCGGGCCGGGAGTTCACCGCGATGACCCCCAACAGCATCACCGACCCGGACGTGCTGCGCGAAGCCCTCGCCGGCATCCGGGCCCGCGGCATCGCCGTCGAGCACCAGGAGTCCAACCCGGACGTCAGCTGTGTGGCCGCTCCCGTACGCGACAGGGCCGGACGTGTCGTCGCCGCGCTCTCCATCTCCGTACCGATGATCCGCTGGAGCGACGCGCGCGAGTGCGAGCTGGCCGAGCTGGCCGCCAAGGGCGCCGCCGACCTGTCGGCGCGCCTCGGCCACCGGAGCGCCCGATGA